Below is a window of Pseudomonas sp. B21-040 DNA.
AGCCGACCGTGTATTGGTACACGTTGTACAACGGGTTGCTCGGCCCGATGCCGACCATGCTGATGTCGGTCAGGTTATCGACGACCATCTGCAGGATCTGGCTGTTGATAGGCTCCGGGCACGGGGCGTCGAAATGGGTGAGTTGGGGCATTGAAATTCTGACTCCGGGAAAAGGCTTACTGGGCATCGGCCAGGCTATTGTCACAGATTGATCGCCACGCTGCTTCGGCCAGCAGTTCCCGGTAAGCCTTCGGACTGCCCTTCACCCGCCCCGACAACCACGCGCGGCAGTAACTGTCGGACTGGCCAATGATCAGCGATAGCAGCAGTTCAGCCGGAACCGCTCGCAACTCATCGCGCCGGCCGGGTTCCGCCAGCCATTCTCCGAGCTTTTGGTTGCGCGCTTTGTTGCGGGCCACGAGCTCGTCTTTGAACGGCCCTTTGGTCACGGCAAATCGCGCGTGGTACTGGAACCGCGCCCATTCCGGCTGGCTGTCGACCCAATCGACGAAGCTGTGCACCAGCGCGTGTACGCCTTCTTGGGTGGTCTTTGCTTCACTCAAATAGCGGTCGCGAAGCTGGGCCTGATCGTCCAGCGCGGCGAAAAACAGCGCCGCCACCAAACCTTCCTTGTTGCCGAAATGATGGTAGATCGCGCCCACACTGGTGTCGCACTCGGCGCGAATCATCTCGATGGTCGTGGCTTCGAGCCCTTGTTCATTGAACAGGGCCAGGGCCTTTCTGAAGATATCGCGTTTGAGTTCGGCCCTTCTGCCGGGGTAGCAGCGCTCGAGTAAATCTGAGGTTTCCATACGGGACACAAGCCAAAAAAAGTCCATGACAAGGCAGACGACTGCCGACGAGCAAGCCGCGCTAGGTTGACAGATTTCACGGCAACAGAATACTGTTCCGTAACAGAATATTATTCTGTTACGGAACAGTATTCTGTAAAACCAACCCAACAGTGAGGCTTCAACATGAGTCAGTTTCTCAGCATGTTCAACAGCGCAGGCCCGCAAGCGTTCAGCCAAATGGCCTGTCAGGTGGCACCCTACTTCAGCACCATCAACCCGCTGGTCTCGGAGTTGCGTCCAGATCACGCCACGGTCCAGGTGCCCTTCAGCCGGGAGATCACCAACCACCTTGGTACGGTCCATGCTATTGCGATGTGCAACGCCGCCGAGCTGGCTGCCGGAATGATGACCGACGTGTCCATCCCTGCAGGCGCGCGCTGGATTCCAAAAGGCATGAGCGTGGAGTACCTCGCCAAGGCCAAAAGCGACGTGACCGCAGTGGCCAACGGTGAAGAGGTCGACTGGCAGACTGAAGGCGACAAGATTGTCCCGGTGGACATTCATGACGCTGAAGGCAAAAAAGTGTTCACGGCGCGGATCACCATGAATGTGAAGCTTTCCTGAACCCCGATCCGTAGCAGCTGGCGCAGGCTGCGTCAGCTGCTGCAGGTTGTCGCGTATAGACAACCCCATTCCCCGACAATGAGGACTTACACCCGGCCCCCCCACTTTCCCCAATTCAGCCCCACGTTCACATTTTTTTCACAACTCAATGATTCATCTTGGTTTGTCAGGTGTACCTGATGATGGCGCAACTTATGCATCGGCCAAAATGCAAGTGCCACCACTTAGGCATGCCCCCCCGAGAACCATCATGAAAAACTCATTTCCTGTGAACAAGTCGCCCGGCTTCTTCGGGGCGCAGGGCATTACCTCAATGGTGTTGATGACGTTCAGCCTGACCGCCGTCAACGCCGCCCCACTGGATGATTACGGGCCACCGCCACCGACGGACCCCTCGGCGTACACTAACCAGCCAGCCGATCCGGCAGCGGCGCTGGAAGCATTGAAGACCATGCCTCCGGCCAATCAGGGCTCAATTGCGTTGCCCAATGGCGTGTATGGCGACAAAGCCACAACCCGGACCGATAACGTATTGCCGCCCGCCTTGCAGACTTCTTTCAACTACCCCACCAATGGCAAACCCAGCCCATTGTTCGGCGCCCAACCGTACACCCAGCAGTTATTGCTGTTCGAAGAATTCGGCCCGGAAACACTCGACCCGACCACCCCGCCCTATACGTTGACGTTCCCCGTCCCCCTTGCCGGCCCGGCACCCGCGCAAGACCCGAACAGTATCGCGCGCAGCGGCCCATCGCTTACCGGGCTGGACAATTTCATGCGGCAGCCGGGGCTGACGCCGTACCCCACGCAGTTTTCCAATGTGCTGGATCGCAACCCGTGGAAGGCGCAGATAGAAGCTTTCCTCAACCGCCATCCGGTGGGCTCGCCCGCCGAAGGACGACCACCGGGAAAAGGCTGGTCGCATCAGCGCTGGAACGAATTTTATCCTCAGGTCCAGTTCAAGACCGTGCAGGTGGGTGCACGTCTCAATAAAGGCCTGCGTGACAGCAAACAATTGCACCACTATGCGGAAGGAGAGTTCGGACCCGGCGGGCTCTACTACCAGACCTCGGACATCCCGACCACGATAGGCACCACCAAAGGCATCGACCCACGCTTCCACCCCAAAATGCCGGTGCAAAATCACAAATCGTTGTGGACCTTCGATGGCACCTTTCCGCCTAAATTGCTCATGGTGCGTTACGGCCAGCCTGTGCTGATGCGGCACTACAACGCCCTGCCGATCGACCCGTCAGCCAACGCCGGTTTTGGCCTGCACACCCTCAGTTCCC
It encodes the following:
- a CDS encoding TetR/AcrR family transcriptional regulator; amino-acid sequence: METSDLLERCYPGRRAELKRDIFRKALALFNEQGLEATTIEMIRAECDTSVGAIYHHFGNKEGLVAALFFAALDDQAQLRDRYLSEAKTTQEGVHALVHSFVDWVDSQPEWARFQYHARFAVTKGPFKDELVARNKARNQKLGEWLAEPGRRDELRAVPAELLLSLIIGQSDSYCRAWLSGRVKGSPKAYRELLAEAAWRSICDNSLADAQ
- a CDS encoding hotdog fold domain-containing protein, which codes for MSQFLSMFNSAGPQAFSQMACQVAPYFSTINPLVSELRPDHATVQVPFSREITNHLGTVHAIAMCNAAELAAGMMTDVSIPAGARWIPKGMSVEYLAKAKSDVTAVANGEEVDWQTEGDKIVPVDIHDAEGKKVFTARITMNVKLS